taatttctttcctttttaattgtttattagcaatttagtttatataatttattttctttcttttaaatttataccaTTTAACTATTAGTTTTTgaagtttattaaaatttaatagtatctaattttataattaagctcaaaactgaACGCTTACAATCATATcatgttaaattaaatttattacaattaataaattataatgataattaatttaatcgtgttatgttaaattaattgttatgataaattaaatttatcatagttattataatgacaattaagtCATCATATTATGATGAATTACTTGTTATGATAAGTGTTTTTGTCATGATATAATCTTTTGTCACtaaaaattcggtgtatttaaTGACAAATAATAATTGTGATGAattctttttgtcactaataactcggggTGTgtaatgaaaatttatattaattgtgataattttttttgccaattcataatatttttgtcACAAATAACTCGATGTATGtaataacaaatttatattaattgtgataaatcAGCTTCGtcaagttattaattttttgtcacTAGAAATCGACGTATATTATTACAAATTTATACGaattatgatatataaatatgaCAAAAAGCTTTTATCACAGTAGCAAATTTATGGTGATAAATAATTCATTTTGTTATAATATACTTAATATGACGAGTTTGCTTTGACTAacaaaatttatcataaaatttgtcttaataATGttattgtgacaaattttgggcATAACGTGATAAAATTTGTTCATCACAACAAGCCAAATTTCTCGTAGAGGGGAGTTAGGGGTGTAAACGAGCCAATTCGAGCCGAGTtttggagtgttcatgttcagctCGTTTTGCaaacaaggtgttcatgttcggtttaTGTTCGTTCGAGCTTTGAACAGGGTATTCGTGTTCGGTTTGTttagattttatagtgttcatgttcagctCGTGTTCAGCTCGTTTTCCTTCGTTTAACTGCTAAacgaacaagctcgcgaacgagctcgataagAACCAAACGAGCTTGTTCGCGAGTTTGTTTGCGAACTTATTCGTTTAACAGctaaacgaacaaacacgagTTCGGCTCGTTTAGCCGTCGAACGAACGGGCTCGCGAACAACCTgaataagtttaaaaaatagCACCTGATAATGATTTTTTTCCCTAACAcattccaaatttaaaaatacaaccAATATATCCAACAAACTATTATCCaaacataaaatacaaaaagCTAACCAACATAAAattctaaaatcaaattaaacaacCAATTGTCCAAAAACATCAATAAAAACAActaaagagaaataaaaagaaGCATATTGTTTTCTGATAAGCCATGTGTGTGCTCCTCAATGTAGTTGAATAAAAGGTTCATGGAACGGGCTCGCCACTATGTATTTTTAATTGGGATCATATATTCTTTGATATCATCTTTGTCctacaaaaaataaagagataTACGAATAATAATTAGATACAATTagacaataattttaaatatcataaagaaatccaaacaaaaATCACTTACCTTCGGGAAGCAGAGGAGTCGACGTTGGAAGCTTGGAGCAACAGTGGCAGTCGTTGTATCTGCAAAGATGAGAAGCAGTGGCGGTCGTCGAATCTGCAACGTTGAAACAGCAGAGAAAAAAACCGTCTTCTTTTACCAAAATGAAGGAGCTGCAACGTTGAGACGAAGTGTAGAGGTCACCGGAGTTGTAGTTTTGGAGGCGTAGTGATGAAGAGCTGAGAATGAAAAAGTCGAAGAAGGGGGTGAGAGTTGGGAGTTTTGGAGTTGGAGGCGGCATGACATTAGATTAGGGTTACTAAAGATAGTGGTTGGAATTTTAGTAgatcatttatttattcatttagggttataatttttctaatatCAAAACTACGTAATTTTGTTAAAACGACGTAGGTttgttaataatatattataattgtacaattatataacataaatatataaattaatttaactaagaattagttcgcgaacacctaatcgagcttttaaacgagcttgttcgtgaaccaTATACAAGCTCGTTCACGAGCTCGTtcatgaactcttattcgagccCGTTCATGAGCTTGTTCATGAACCACTAATCGAGCTGTTCGTGAACATAAACGAGACGAACACCacagtgttcatgttcggctcgtttaaattagcgaacataaaatcaagttcgagctcggttcgtttaaCATACGAATGAACACGAATTGAGCTCTcatcgagccgaacaccgagctgctcgcgaacgactcggttcatttacaGCCTTAGAGGGGAGAAATGGATTCAAATATGAAGAAAAAACACGGCCTGTAAAGGAGTCTACTAGCGGTAACAAGCGAAAACATTCAAATTTGGAATCTAAACAAGCTCATAGATCAGTTGGTTAGTTGTTAGCAGTTTCAATGCTAATACAATCCTAGGGTTGCTCCTTTTTCctacatttcccttttttaatcTAAGATGTTTATGTGCTTACAGGTAAACCTAAGGGAAGCCGATCTAAATCGAGACAAACTGACGGTTCATCTGGAGAAAGTAGATCCTTTGTTACACATACCACGCCAAGGCAACGTGGTAGATCTAGGAAAATTAAATCAACACCCTATTATAGGctcaataaatatttatttccaCATCTTATGCAATTCCATTTAGCCGCTATGTCTTTAAATGGCTTTATTGGCGTAGTTTTGTTATTTCCTGCAGTATTAGTATCTGAATACCATAATTTAGGAATTAGAACTTGAAAAGCTTTAATGGAAACTGAAAACAGGGAAGCTAAGTATTTTTTTGGTATGCATGGCTCCTGCTTAATTATATAATTCTTCATTCCTATTTTAGTCTGAAAGTAAAAAAGGCAAACATATTATGCTATTTTTCACAGAAACTTATCGAACCCTACGTTTTGGCTTTTGCAAATTTGAAAAGGCTTGAAATGTATATTAATAACACATTCTTGTAGAATATGTTGTTTCGCCGTTTTTCATTTAGACATTTACCATTTCAATGTTACTGTTTCTTACTTTTCAAACAACATACTTGTTTATTGCAATATATGTATAGATGtgaggtagcacggaaacgaaaacgagaaacggaaacgatacgaaacagacacggggaaacgaaagtttttcaaaatgaaggacacgaaacgtgggggaaacgtgtaaaaaaaatgtagggatatatttataaaaatattatttaaatatttataataattaacaaaataattcattttaatatactaaatatttaaaattttataaatatataaaaaatataatataattcaacataaataagtatatttgatgtattgtgggcaatgcggatgtaaaatttatgggtaactagttagatttttttatttgtgggtaataattttaaattttttacaaatttttatttttattatttacagaaacggcccgaaacgtttcgtacgggtgtcccaaagtttccggtttccgaaacgtttccgaaacaggAAACAcaactttgtcgaagtttccgtgcttcttaggaTGTGACTCGTCGATTCAtgtgttaattaaatttattataactatatcgatgtattttatttataattgattttaaattagttagaatttttattataaataaatataatcctTAGAAGTTGATAAACTTTCATATAGATAAAGGTTTTTAgcctaatttttaatattattataatattaaaaacaacatCATATTGAACTaaagtttttaacttttttaaaaaaattaattaatacacTTGCTTACCTAAGTCAAATAAAACGAGTATTACCTTTCTTGTAACCTTTACTtagtgataaatttaaaaaaattatttggtaAGTTTGCTTGTTCCTCCATCCGCACTTTTATGTGTAGTCctatagataaaataaatttaaacatttgcGACCTATTGTTATTCTAAtcaaaacttataatttttataataacaatCTAATTTGAACAATCATTGCAATTCTAGccattttttctaatttatttaattttttaattttattttggagttattattaatttcaatttttttattatcaaataattaaagaaataaaaattaaatttaaacttatttttgatatttttaaattaaaaaatgaaattttaaaattttgaaaaatatattttattaacaatggattaataattttttttatcaaaagtagAATTACACTAGGTTAAGTGTCAACGAGGGTTAAcatagttaattattttttaaaactacaTGCTAGGTGCCAGAGAGATGATCAGACCTCTGCCCTCTGGAGATGCATAGTGAAGAGTAGTCCATTGGCCCACACCTAACatgcatataaattaaattaagataataaaattagctaaaaattaatataaaaactgaTTAATATTACaacaaaatgttttttttgGTAGAAACAACTAAAAAGGTTCATTTGATTAAAATCAAATGAGATTACAACAAGATTCCCAAAAACTGACTTAAGGGAACCAGAATTAGCAAGCTAACAAGAAAACTGCCAAGCTaactaagaaaaaaaaacaggcCTGGAAAAACAGACCTAATGGCAAAGAAAAGCTGAGGGACACCTGATACAAAAGCCTCAGGATTACCCAAGCATTCCCAAAAACACCACAACAACTGAAGATCAAAGGGCATTGAAGGTCACCTGCTACACAAGACTCAGGCTAACTCCAACAACCTCAAAAGCTCCACAAGACCTGGAGTAGAACTGAGAAATACCTGCTACAAAAGCCTCAGGCTAACCACAGCACTACCCAGGACAAAACCAACAAACAGCAGAGAAACTGAAGATCACAtgttacaaaagcctcaggCTCACAACAGCTATCTAAGAGCTCACCAGGCCTAGGATGGACTGAGGTACATCTGTTACAAAAGCCTCAGACTAGCCTCAGCCAAAACCCAGGACAGAAAACAGAAAGACCAACAAGCTAAACTGAATTACATATTTTGAATAGAAGCAATAGTTGTAGTTGACAGGCCTCTAGAACCACAGAATTTATCAATAAGCACTATCTTGATTCTTTGAACAATCTGGATGGGACCACTGGCTTCATTCTTGAAAATCCTTCTGTTCCTAGCATTCCATATCATGTAGACAGTAGTAGTTATAATCAATCTTCTAAGCTTAGCCATCATGTTACTACCTCTAGCTCTTCTACAGAACCAGCTAAAAAGTCTTCTCCATGTTCTAAACACAATGTTACAGTTGCATATAGGAAGAACTTTGTTCCAGACTTTTTTAGCACAATTGCAATCAAAAAGACAGTGACCAATATTCTCAATAGTATTATAAAAACTGCATGTATCATCATAGGTAATGCCCCAAGCTTTGAGTTTATCTTTGGTTCTAAGTCTTCTTTTAATTGCTAGCCAAAGGATAAAGTTGTATCTAGGCACAGAATGTTTTCCCCAAACAATTTTGTACCAGTTAACCTCTGGATGCTTAGTTCTCAATATATTCCAGGTGTTGCTGATGGAAAATCTTTCCCCTTTAATCACTTTCCAGTTAACCATATCTTGGTGATTACTCTTTACACTGAGGTTGTTTTTTATATAATCCCAAGCTTCTACATTTTCAGGAGGAGGCTCTGATAAGTCCCACATATTATTCTTCCAAACATCATTAACTGTGGCTCTTCTCTTGATTATGTTGTATCTCATCTTGGCTCTGGGAAACTTCTCAAGGAGAGAACACCCATGGATCCAAGGGTCACTCCAGAAGATAGTATTTTTTCCATCTCCCATAATATAATCAGTAATTCTCTTCACATCATCTTTAATACTAAGGAGGCCTTTCCAAATCCAGCTGGTATAGCTATCAACTTTTGCTCCCCAGTAGCTATTTCTATTTAACTTGTTGCTTTTGATCCATTTGACCTAAATAGAGTCTGGATTTTTTAGAATTTGCCAGACATGTATGCAAACCGCAGCTCTGTTCCAAACACTCATATTCTTGATACTCAAACCCCCTTCTTTCTTAAGCTTTTCAACCTCCTTCCAAGCCACCAAGGCGTTATATCTACCACCAAATTTACCAGACCACATAAATCTGGAACAAACACTTTGAATCTCCTTAATATCTTTCTTAGGTAAAATCAGAATTGATGCCCAAAAAATCTGCATACTCATCAAGACAGATTGGATGAGTTGAACTCTACCTGCATAAGAAAGAAATTTGCTGTTCCAAGACAGGATTCTCCAGGTAATCTTGTCAATAATTCCTTTACAGTCTTCTCTAGACAGCTTTGTAAAAATGAGAGGAATGCCAAGATATCTCAGGGGGAGAGAACCTTCTTCAAAACTCAACATACTCAAGATATTAAGCTTAGTATTATGATCAACATTGTAAAAGAAGACTTGACTCTTATTACAGTTCACTTGGAGACCAGAAATAGAACTGAAATCACTAAGGCAATCAGTAAGGAATTTGACAGAATTAACATCACCATAACAGAAAAAAAGAAGGTCATCAGCAAACATCAAATGATTAATGTTTAGAGGGCCACAACCTTGATGAAATTTGAAGATATGACTGGGTTTGCTAAGAATTCTAGACAAATAATCCATGCAAATAACAAAGATAAGGGGAGATATGGGGTCCCCTTGCCTTAAACCTTTTCCTGACAAGAAACTATCACATTTGATGCCATTCCAAGCAATATAAAAGCTAGGGGATTTGATACAACTCATAACAAGAGATATAAAACTTTCAGGAAAATTTAACATAATCAGAATCTCTTCCACATAGTCCCAAGAGATTGAGTCATAGGCCTTCTTAAGGTCAATCTTAAGCAGACACCTAGGATAATCCTTATTACTGTGATAATTTTTCACTAATTCATGGGCAAGCATGATGTTGTAGGCTATGGATCTATTAGGGATAAAAGCAGATTGATTAATAGCCACAATTTTACCAAGAAGAGGACTAAGCATATTGGAAATAACTTTTGAAATGATTTTGTAAAGGACATTACAACATGCAATGGGTCTAAAGTCATTAAGTCTCTCAGCATTGTTAGTCTTAGGAATCACAGCAATAGCAATAGAGTTATGCTGTTTTAAAATCTTACCAGAAGTAAAGGTTTCATGAACAGCAGAAACAAGATCCTCTTTTATGGTATTCCAAACAGCTTTGAAGAAATGCCCATTAAATCCATCAGGGCCAGCTGCTTTGTCTGACCCAATAGAGAAGACAACATTTTTTACTTCCTCCATTGTGAATTTCTTCATCAGGTTGTTACTATCCTCATTAGAAAGAATTTTCCCTCTACTGATAATGTCTCTACTGATGTGATTTCTCTCCATATCATTCTTACTAAACAACAATTTGAAATAGCTGGTCATTTCTTTAATAATCTCTTCACTGGAATCAATCGTTCTCCCATCATCCAGCTTTAGGAGAGGAACAGAGTTCACCATTCTTCTAGCTTTAATGGAGTTATGAAAAAACTTAGTGTTAGAGTCTCCCAAACTAAACCATTGGACTCTTGATTTTTGCTAGAAAAAGCTCTCTTCACACTTTAGCAAATACCTGAAATGTCTAGCCATCACATTCTCTTCTTCCATCAGTTGGGATCTTTTTGAATATCCATTTGAATCTTATTAAGCCTCTCTCTATGGATCAAAACTTTGTTGGATATCTCAGCAAACTGGGTTTTGTTAAGTCTGCTTAGCCTTCTGCTGATGGCTTTAAATTTTTGGACCATCCTGTAAATTTTGAAACCAGTGTACTCCTTCTTCCATTCCTCTTCAATGATGGAGTTAAAGTCACTATGAGTAGTccagaagttgaagaacttaaAATTCCTCTGATTTCCTCTAATATCTTTCTGAATGATGGTTATAATTGGGCTATGATCAGAAATACCCGCTGGGGTAGCATCAAAATGAGCTCTGAGATTACTATCATAAACATCCTCATTAACAAAAATTCTATCAAGTCTTCTCCATATCCTGTTGTCCCCAATTTGCTTATTGTTCCAGGTAAAGTGGCAGCCAACACTTCTCAATTCTTTGATTCCAGCAGCTGAAATACATTTACTTAACTCATAGAAATGATCAGAGTCTAAAGGGGTACCACCACTTCTATCATTATCACAGAGGACAACATTGAAATCACCTTGTATGAACCAAGGGCCTCTAATACTTTTTGACAAATCCCCCAACTTAGACCACAACCTCTGTCTCTCCCCAATACTGTTTGAACCATAAACCACAGTCCAATTAAAAGAGTAATTATCCATCTCAATTTTGTAATGAATGAATTGCTCAGAGAAATACAAACCTGCACTTTCACtctattagtataaaaaatgaTCCAAATTTTGCCTAGATCAGAGTGATCATAGTTATCTCTAAGCTCCCAACCCCTAAGGTTCAATTTTCTCCAAATAAGGTCCTTATTATTACTTCTCACTCTGGTTTCCAGAATTCCCATAAGAGCACTCTTTCTACTAACAAGCAGCTTGCTCACTTCTGCCTGTTTTAGGGGATCATTGAGACCCCTCATATTCCAGGTAATAAAAATCATTTCCCTCTATCCAAGGGCTTAATAAGCCTCTTGGCAGGAATCCTATCATTAGAGTTAGGTTTGATCATACCTCCACTTTTAGCTTCACTTTTCTGATTTCTCTCTTCTGCTCTTTCTTGGCTCAATATTTTGTTCTTGAGTTTTCTATTAGTAATCAGCTGGAATCCATCGTCTTGAATAGTTGGAGGAGTTTTACACTGATTTGAACCAGTAGCATCCTCAACAATTTTAACTGCTTCTATATTAGGCTTCTCAATAGATGTAACTACATCAGGGGCTTCTTCTTGTTTCTCCTGAGTCTTTTCATCAATTTTAACTGCATCTTTATCAGAGGTCTTTGCTAGCCAAATCTGTTTTTTCTCACAGTTTCTATGACCCAATTTGTTGCAGACTTCATACAAAATGGGCTTCCATTCATACTCTACAAACTGAGTAGTTTGTTCCCCATTACTATCTTCTATCACAACAACATCTGGAAAAATACCTTTAAGTCTCAAATCTATCAGTATTCTGGCATAGGCAAGTCTGGATCTCTCCCTAGTGTATCTGTCAGCAAACAAAGGCTTTCCCAACGTACTGGCAATAGAGCTCAATGAGTTAGGGTTCCAAAATTTCCAAGGAAGAAGGGGGAACTTCACCCAAACTGGGACTGAAGCAATTTCAGTGATGTCAAAGGACATATTTCTTCTCCATTCTTCAACAATCAGCGGGTGTTTATTAGAGGTAATAGGACCATCTGCCATTGCCTTTAATTTACCTTCCTCAGATTCAAAAGTGAAAGCAAATAAGTTCGTCTTGATTTGGTGAAAATCAATTAGACCTAATTTCCCCCATCTGTTTTTTATGAAATTCTAAAGTTTGTAGAATCTTGGAGACAGGCCAAAAACCGTTCCAATTATCGCATTTTCCCATCTCTCTTCCTCCAC
This window of the Mercurialis annua linkage group LG5, ddMerAnnu1.2, whole genome shotgun sequence genome carries:
- the LOC126681527 gene encoding uncharacterized protein LOC126681527 is translated as MVSVLLKSWKKIWGKLGLIDFHQIKTNLFAFTFESEEGKLKAMADGPITSNKHPLIVEEWRRNMSFDITEIASVPVWVKFPLLPWKFWNPNSLSSIASTLGKPLFADRYTRERSRLAYARILIDLRLKGIFPDVVVIEDSNGEQTTQFVEYEWKPILYEVCNKLGHRNCEKKQIWLAKTSDKDAVKIDEKTQEKQEEAPDVVTSIEKPNIEAVKIVEDATGSNQCKTPPTIQDDGFQLITNRKLKNKILSQERAEERNQKSEAKSGGMIKPNSNDRIPAKRLIKPLDRGK